Below is a genomic region from Parageobacillus toebii NBRC 107807.
CCGTTTCTAACCGATTGCAATAACGGTTCTACTACGATGGTTTCCATCTCAGCAATGGTTTCAAAATGGGAGTGTCGTACCGCTCCGCTGCCATTTGTACCTAACAGTGCTTGAAACGCAGGATTCGTATAAATGACATATCCTTCTGTATTTAAAATCGCGACTGCCTCGGTAAAATGATGGAAAAAAGCAGCATACTTACCTGTCATGAAGCAATTACCTCTCAATGATAGTTTTTAAGAAAAGCTGCCTTGTATACTTTCATTTTTACGAAAACATATACAAAAATCAACAAAATTCGCGAAAATTTCTTGAAAAAAAAAGAAACAACACCGCTTTTGCGATGTTGCTTCATCAGGTTATCAGCTGATCGCCTGACAGCGCTGACTAGCTATACAAGGACATGTCTGACAATGTGTTCCTCCATCTGTTTGGTAATAAAGGCAACATGTTGACCGCTGTCTCGGATGAGCGTTTCCTTTCCAAAATCGTTTTAACGGATTTTGTCGAGGAGTGCCGAATAACGCTCCATCTGCGTCGTGAACGAGATAATGAAAATCATCGCAAAGCTGTTCGTGGACATGGGCAAGGGTTTCATCATTCATAAGCGTTTCATACAGCCAATAAATGTAAATCGCGATATTCTCCCATAATATATGGGCAGATATTTTTGTGATTTTCCGCAATTTTTCTATCAGCGGGAAAAGGTGCACCGCAAATAGCTGTCTCACCGTCTCTTCCCGCCATTGGTCACGACAGCCCGTGCATATTTCTGTCTTGGGCTCCTCAAAACGAAAAGTCGGCAGCCACCTATCATCATGATCGTCCGTTTCCATCCAAATCCGCTCTGGTGACAGCACAAGCCGTTTATTCCAAACGGACATCGCATAAAGCGACATCGCGACAAGGAAGCTATATCGTTTGATCAACATCGATGCCGCGACAGCGTCATTGGCAGCGCCAAGCCTGTCGCGCACTTTTGCTACATAATCGATGAGCACGCTATCCTCAGACAGACGATCCAAGCGAATCGATAGCGGCGAATTGGTTTGAGCGGTTGAAAGCCGATATGTTTCTAATACCTTTATTTCCTCCGCGGAAAGAATCATGATGAAACGCCTTCTTTCTGTAGAATGCATCTTCCTTTTCCGTATGGAATGCAAAGTGGAGTTCCAAATAGTGGATCATATGTCACTTGACAATCCATTTGAAATACGTCTTTCACCAATTGACAGGAAATGATTTCTTCCGGTTTTCCTTGCGCATATATTTTTTTATCGCGAATCGCCACAATATGGTGAGCGTAGCGGCAAGCCAAGTTTAAGTCGTGAAGCAC
It encodes:
- a CDS encoding IucA/IucC family C-terminal-domain containing protein, with the translated sequence MILSAEEIKVLETYRLSTAQTNSPLSIRLDRLSEDSVLIDYVAKVRDRLGAANDAVAASMLIKRYSFLVAMSLYAMSVWNKRLVLSPERIWMETDDHDDRWLPTFRFEEPKTEICTGCRDQWREETVRQLFAVHLFPLIEKLRKITKISAHILWENIAIYIYWLYETLMNDETLAHVHEQLCDDFHYLVHDADGALFGTPRQNPLKRFWKGNAHPRQRSTCCLYYQTDGGTHCQTCPCIASQRCQAIS